The following nucleotide sequence is from Megalops cyprinoides isolate fMegCyp1 chromosome 19, fMegCyp1.pri, whole genome shotgun sequence.
GGGATATGTCATAGAGAATGGTTTGGCAGCTGGAAATATTAAATGTGTCTGGTCAAATAATAGGACCATCTGAGGTTTGAGAATCATCAGATGATATATGGGGTAGCACCATGCTAATATCAGGCCCCCACATTCACTCTATCATGCACTTTTATCTCTaacagctagcttgtaccttgtatGGCCAACTATCGAAACTTCATGCTgagcttctaatattgttgactccttatgtggctttttgcttgtgctgttcTCTGCTTCTCACttgcaagtcgctttggataaaagcatctgccaaatgaataaatgtaaatgtaatgactCTTCTCCCTCACCTTTGCCCATCTGATGTCTGGTTCCTTGCGCCCCCGTCTGTTCTCCCTCAGACCCCAGTGACCAGCAGGACCTCCTCCTTCTCAGAGTCCAGAGCGGCGAGTGGCGCCTCGCCCTCAAAAAGGTCCAAACCGGGCGTCCCACCAGGTAAGCACTGCTGTGCCCAACCTCTGCCTTCTACTTCTGCCCCCTTTTCCATGAGGCTTCCTTCCCACTACTCATTAGTGTCACCAGACCAACGCAGTccaaataagaataaataagcAGCTTTTGGActgttgcatttgaaatgagtAAGAAGGAAGCAACATTACGCACTGACATTGTGTATTGAAGCACTTGTACTCAGATCAGTTGTGGCCTACTGTTAGGAAATTGTTACttgcacagagagaggtgacACTTTGTGCAGCACAAAGCTCCCTCTGCAGGCTGTCTGGGGTTATGCACCCTGCATCAGCCTGTAgagcctccccctcctctgtagCTCTTTGTGCAGCCCCTGGAGAGGTGGTGGTGTCATTACAGATCAACAGGGAATTGGGCCTGTCACTCCTTTACTGTTTCAAATGATTGGTTTAAGCAGGCCACTGGTTTAACAAATGTACTGCCAGTTTCACTGAGAGCTGTGCACTCTGTATCCTGCTTTACAGTCCAGCcggtgttttatttttcttgcctGTTTTCCCCTGTAGCACAATACCACCTGTGTAAAGCCTGGCCGCTAAAGAAAAGGTTCTAAAGAAAACATGCTGTATAAAAACAGCTTTATAAAACCCCTTCTTTGTTGTTTACACATGTTATGTTACTGAATAGTTCATTTTCATTGGCAGTCAGGTAATGGGAATTCATCAGTAGATTAGTGATGATTACCTCAATACCAGAAAAGCTTCCCAGGCGGCCGAATGCATCATCTGGATTGCCTCAGTCTTGCTGCCCCTTTGCACATATCTGCGTGCCTTGCCTTCCAGCTGTGGATTTTCCATTCATTCTAAAGTGACTCAGTATTCCACAACAGCCTATTAACACAATCCCAGAGATAAAACATAATGACTGTCACTATGTGTGATTCTTGTGTAACCTCCTGGTAGCGGCGTGGACATTGAGTATGGTGACTAGGAGGATACGGTTTGGTGGTGTACAGCCCCCGTAACttacctctccctctgtccctctgtctctcaatCTGCTTTGGCCAAAAGCTAAAGCCACCACGCTCTTCAGCAAATACACCAAGTCCATCGTGTGGGGCATGCAGACGCGCGCGGTGCAGGGCATGCTGGACTTTGACTACGTCTGCTCCCGGGAGGAGCCATCCGTGGCTGCCATGGTGTACCCCTTCACGTAGGTCCCCGCTTCCTctcttacttcctgtttcctgtgtccCAGGTGTCTGCAATGCCAAACCAGTTGCCATAAGGGAGAACCCAGGTTTAGGATTGGGTTAGGTTTGACTTGTATTTGGAGGAAAAACATTTATGATTCACAtccatttctttgtttcagtgGGGACCACAGGCAGAAGTTCTACTGGGGACACAAGGAGATCCTGCTGCCCGTTTACAAGAACATGGGCGATGCCATGAAGAAGCACCCAGACGTGGACGTGCTCATCAGCTTCGCCTCGCTGCGCTCAGCCTTCGACAGCACCATGGAAACCATGCAGTACCCCCAGGTGCAGGGCacagcttttacattttatttcaaataatatgTTTACTACTGAGTGGTGGGGATAGAACAGTACTGCTCCTTTTCTTGCAGGAATGGAAGCATCTGTAAGAGTAGGTCTGCTTGCTATCCCAGCTAGAGGTGTTTGTGAATTCTCTTCCAGATCCACACCATCGCCATCATTGCAGAGGGCATCCCTGAAGCCCAAACCAGGAAACTGATCAAGAGGGCGGACGAGAGAGGCGTCACCATCATTGGGCCAGCAACGGTAGGCCTCGCCCTTTGGTTTTACCAGTGGTAAACCACAGTAAAGATGGTTATCAAGGCGGAGCTGCTGTGGTTCAGTCATGAAGCAGAGGTTGTGTAACTGTGcctccttgtgtgtgtgtgtgtgtgtgtgtgtgtgaccaggtGGGTGGGATCAAGCCTGGGTGTTTTAAGATCGGAAACACGGGGGGCATGCTGGATAACATCCTGGCCTCTAAGCTGTACCGGCCAGGCAGCGTGGCCTATGTGTCCCGCTCCGGCGGCATGTCCAACGAGCTCAACAACATCATCTCCCGCACCACTGACGGCGTCTACGAGGGCGTGGCCATCGGGGGCGACAGGTGAGCAGGAGACACTGCGCAGGGCTTTGCTCCAAAAGTGCGTAAGTGCACAGACGGGTAAATGTGGTTGAgtgctgtatatgtatacagGTGTAGGACTTGCGCCCATGCTGTTCCTGTGACCCCTATGTCTCCTGCAGGTACCCAGGGTCCACGTTCATGGACCACGTGCTGCGCTACCAGGACACCCCTGACGTGAAGATGATCGTGGTGCTGGGAGAGGTGAGCCGCCCAGTTCCCTGTGAACTTGTTCAATCCCGACCCACATTCTATCCGCCGGGCTGTAAAGGGGAGGGGAATCGTCTTTCTGGACTCCTTTCTTCCACTTTCTCAGTCGCCCTCTCGTCCGTCCCTGTGTTTGGCTGCAGATCGGGGGCACGGAGGAGTACAAGATCTGCCGGGGCATCCGGGAGGGCAGGATCACCAAGCCCGTGGTCTGCTGGTGCATCGGGACCTGCGCCACCATGTTCGCCTCGGAGGTGAGCGAGCAGAGCGGAGGGCTGGGCAGGATGGGCCGGGTCTGTGGAGGATGCAGGGGGATGTGAGTCTATGAGATGTCCGGGCTGTTACTGTAGCTTACAGCACTGAGGCCCTGGCTTTGTCCCACAGGTGCAGTTCGGCCATGCCGGCGCCTGCGCCAACCAGGCCTCCGAGACCGCGGTGGCCAAGAACAAGGCCCTGCTGGAGGCCGGAGCCTTCGTGCCCAAAAGCTTTGATGagctgggtgacgtcatcaaGTTAGTGTCCCACATAGAGCTGTCACATGACTAGTGTAccgacacacatacacacatcctaAGGCGTGTACACACTGACGTTATTGTAATGTCTTCCACCACCTTCAGCTACACACAGCTGTACTTAAGATTTTCTGTCTGATGCATTAAGCTGTATATTTAGACAGAACAGCAAAATATAGTGTATTTGTAgtctttctgttgcttttttgggGAATTCCTTTGACATTTTACTAGTTTTGCCctaatgtttatatatgtaaagAAACCTTGTGAAATAACTTTGGACTTAAGATTTGCCCTGTTATGACAATCATTCCTGTTGCGATTTGCAGGAAGGTCTACGACGATCTAGTTGCTAAGGGAGTCATAGTTCCTGCAAAGGAGGTGCCCCCACCAACTGTGCCAATGGACTACTCCTGGGCACGGGTAAGGGGGCCAGGCCTTGTGTTGTCCACACCTGTGAGCCCAGCACGCTGTTGCTTTGCtgtgcaggtgtctgtgtggctCAGCATCACTGAATTCAGCTGTGTGACCGCAGCagggctgtctctgtgtttcaggagcTGGGCCTGATCAGAAAGCCGGCGTCCTTCATGACCAGCATCTGCGATGAGCGAGGCCAGGAGCTGCTCTACGCCGGCATGCCCATCACCGAGGTGTTCAAGGAGGAGATGGGCCTGGGGGGAGTGCTGGGCCTGCTCTGGTTCCAGAGGAGGTGCGTGGACCTCGGTTCTCAGAGTCAGACACCTCTGTCCGTGGCTGTGAATCTTTCACCTGAGCTGTGATTCAATATCTCCCAGTACAGTCAGCAAACACAGATTCAATATGATgtgatttaattcatttttattaatggttttagttcattttaatatatttaaaaagtacaatcAAACTAAATGGCTCACACAAATGATTTAAcaatctgtttttgttctgttgattACGTTTCCATTTCGGCATAGTGCCTTTTTGTAAATTTAGGTTCTCAAACGTATACCACTGATGGAGCAGTATCAaagaattatttatttgtttatttattgtttatttaaagccTGCCAGTCAAGGCACTTATTCTGACCACTGGCTGTGCCTATAAGATACTCAGATGATGTCATGGAGATGCACCTCTCGTCCAACTGTCTGCTGCCTGGTGCATTGTGCAGCTTACTGTGTGAAAAGTAGCTGCAGTTGAAGTACGTGGCTATGGGAAGATTGCATTCACTACGCTCTGTACTCTTATTTGAGCGCAGAGGTTGTCAAAGTcagacaagcctaatgtacaattgcCAATtgtgaaaaaggaggaaatgcaaaaaaagggaaaacagacTGCTAACATGTGAACTGCGGCTCCAGGTTGCCACGCTATGCTTGCCAGTTCATTGAGATGTGCCTGATGGTCACAGCAGACCACGGCCCCGCCGTGTCCGGCGCCCATAACACCATCGTCTGCGCCCGTGCCGGGAAGGACCTCATCTCCAGCCTGACGTCTGGGCTGCTCACCATAGTAAGATCAACCCGCCTCACCCAACCTGCTCAATTCCCTTACTCACCACAGCGCGTAACTCAGCTTAACTAGCTTAACTAGCGTAACTAGCTTAATCTTCATCTTTGTCATCATCCAGAATCCTCAGCAGCACCTATACTACTCTCAGCCTCGACTCTGAAAAGCTTCTGTCTTCAATCCTTCACCCCTTCTGCCAGGGTGGAGTTGTGCCAGCTGAAATTCTAGAGTAGAGTTACATTCTGTGTTTAATGGTGATGGCAACGGCTATCTCTGAAACAGCCGCTACTGCTATTGCAACATCCTCAGCATTTTTATCATGTTATGagcttttcaaaatgttcttgAGCTGTAAAGTGGCCTTGGTCTGAAAGCTTTGAACTGTGTGGTTTCTCAGGGTGACAGGTTTGGAGGGGCGCTGGATGCAGCTGCCAAGCAGTTCAGTAAGGCCTTCGACAGCGGCCTGCTGCCCATGGAATTTGTCAACAAGATGAAGAAGGAGGGCAGGCTGATCATGGGGATCGGGCACCGGGTGAAGTCGGTGAGCATTGTCCGCCTTGTGCACACAAAGACACGAATCTGGAAACACAATACACACCCCATTTCTTCTGGGTCACCATCTCTGCACACAGGCCACATAGATTAACGGCTGTATCCGCCCAGTTAATAGATTTCACAGCatgcctttattgtcatgtttCCAGATCAACAACCCTGACATGAGAGTTCAGATCCTGAAGGACTTTGTGAAGCAGCACTTCCCTTCCACCCAACTGCTGGACTATGCTCTGGACGTGGAGAAGATCACCACCTCCAAGGTACTACTCCCCTGGCTGGGCTGTACAGTCCTGCTTCCTCCTGTTCTCCCTCCATCCTTTTTCTGCCCATGTCTGTGCAGCTGGTCACATGAGCAATAACGGTGGTGTCCCCGCTTCGTGCCTCTCGTGGCCCTCCTTCAGTGATTGGGTTCTTAACGGGCGTGTCCTCCACCCCTGCTCTGTTACAGAAACCCAACCTCATCCTGAACGTGGACGGCTTCATCGGGGTGGCCTTCGTAGATCTGCTGAGGACGTGTGGCGGATTCACGCGGTGAGGAGACGTCCGTCTGTCCGTCCATTCACCCACTTTATTTCTTTCAGATGTGCCAGGGTCatgagcattacattacattacagtacattattgtcatttagcagacactcttatccagagtgccttacataggttacaacttcACATGCtatgcattcatacagctggatgttcactgaggcaattgtgggttaggtacctagcccaagggtacagcagcagcgcccgagcagggaatcgaaccagtaaccttttggttacgagccctgctccttaccactacgccacactgccacagCATCTGAGCAGCATCTGTTTTTCTCCGCTGCATTTTCATCCTCTGTCCATGCAGGCCTTAAGAAGACACATCCATAAACTGATCTATTTTTCAGCCACTTTTCAGATTTAGGAGTGCTAGAATCACATTATTGATTGACAGTAGTTGACCGGagttcatttattcatttagtcgTTACTCTTCTCTCGTCCGCTCCGGATGTGGATTCTCGGATTGACTTCTTGTGTGTTCCACAGGGACGAGGCTGATGAGTTTGTGGAGATCGGGGCTCTCAACGGAATCTTTGTGCTGGGTAGAAGCATGGGCTTTATTGGTAGGTATACATTTTGGGGGATACCCATGTAACAGGAAGAGAAGCGATTCAGTAGCCCTGTAATGCACGAGTAGTTCTCTAGTCATTACAAACATCTCAGAGGATTATTCACTGCTGTGGAGAATGACTCAAGCAGGTTTAGTGGGAACTGGTCTCAGTTAATCAGGTTTGACTGAATtttgttatcattatcatttttttttaagtagcaGTAGCTACTTAAACAAGTAACAGCTATTACAAGTTATATgtctatttttttaacatttgtctCTCAAACAAATTTAGGGCAGTCTTCTCAGTTGTTTAAGCTTAATTATTTGTTCATAGCCCTGCATTACCCATTTAAAGGTCAAATCAACATTACCAGCCAAGAAAATTACATCACCCCTTTTTCAGAGAGCTCTAAGCATATGCAGTGGTCTACAAGGCCGTTAGACATCAGCTTCAGATTTCTCATAGTTTatccttcctctcctcccttcaAGGACACTACTTGGATCAGAAGAGGCTGAGGCAGGGCCTGTACCGCCATCCATGGGACGATATCTCCTATGTGCTTCCTGAACACATGTCCATGTAACTATGGCAGCTCTGCATCCAGACCCTCAAGACCCAGGGTCATAGTGTTTCACTTCTGTCACcaatacagctggttatttataGATTCTTCACAAGTCACAGCAGATGGAGATCCATGACCACAACAGCTGATTTAAGCCTGGAAGTCAGTTTATGAGTCAAAAAGAACACGGCCTTTCGTAGATCAAActgaatgaatcaatcaaaatgtaagAAGCTAATGCAAGTTCAAACTGAGTGGTCACACCAGGAGGATGCCAGGAACACTGTCAGTGTTCCACTTAAAACAGAGGCTGAAACACTAATAATAACTTAATCGTATTGTCTTTATCACTGCATTTCTTCTGTGGAGATAAATTGGATCTTCTCAGGATCTAAGATCATCTCATGCTTACCTATACAAAGATGGTTGTTTTTCccattcacatacagtaaaattcCTAATACCTCTGCTGATATTACCTCTCTTAGTACTGCTGGTGTGAATACACTGTATAGCGGCGAGTGATTGTGTTGCCTTAAGCTGGCTTAGATATATCCTGTTTCAATTAAAAGCAGTAGAAGCATGGACCTgtagaacaaaaataaataactaactGAAACAATAGTTTTATATAGAGagatatatgtaaatgtgtcacTGTTTATGGAGgtcacacacagtaaaaaaaaatgcagaatgtatGTGTTAGCCTTTAGTATTACTTGGAATTATTAGCTAAAGATACTTAACTTGCATTTTGGCCAGTGGTGCAGATTTAACCTAGATCAGTTTACTTCTTAGAAGCATGTTCCATGGTCACATGTCCCTCCTGATCTGAAGATCTGATGGGGGTGCTTCTGAGCCTGTTACCTTGGAGATTCTGACTGCTTATCTGTGCCTGTTGGGAGAAGTATAACCACCGTGTTCGTCGTCTCAGCCAAAACTAAGCTGAATGTTTACTCATTACAGTTTTAAAAGGGACCATAGTAACTGATAtgttccctctttctcttcactTCCTGTAGGCTGGCTTGATCCCCATGTGCAATTGACTTTGTGACTTGTCCTTTGCGATAGGTTCCCAGACAGGATCCTGTCTGTATTCAGTGTGCCATACTTGTTGAGAAGATGTctgcacattttaaagaaacCACTGGTTCTGTTTAAAGAGAACCGTTGACCTGtgaagtacttttttttttttttacttagttTGATGTGATTTTACTTACTGTGAagtactgtatttctgtgtaattgTTACTATCATTAACAAGACATCAACACTGTAGTATAATAAAGACAACTAAAGCTCACTATTTTATCTGTATTCATTTCTGTTGATATTAGCATTTTGCTTTTAGAccaaaaaatgacatgcatttgtgtttatttgacaGAGCCAAATAacttatgaataaatgtatttactgtaaTAGAGGTATAGTCAGGCTGTAGTGcatcatatttttcatgttttggcaTATAAAATGCTGCACATGTAATAATATTTCTGCCATTTGACAACCTTTTGGGAAGATCTTCACTAATAAGGCTCATTATTCCAGTTATGAATAATACCACTAGCTTGTGAAACTAAATCTGATGTTATGAAGCAAATTGATGCCACAGAATAAGCACTTGAAAACATTAAGATTGTCAGTTAAACTAGCCATTGTTGCCTTGTTTGAGAGCCTTCCCTCATAACTgtgcagccatgccatttgtcAATGCCATTTGAGGGTTACTGGAGGGCCATTCAGAAATCTGGGCCACAGACTTAAGCAAGACAACATGTCCTGAACTGCCAGCACCAATAAGACTTAATATTCCATACATGGAAAATGCATAATCATAATCGTGATTAGGTTGGATTTCACTGGGTCTTACCTAAAATATTATGTAGATCCAGAAACATAAAAGTGTATCAGTGTCAGTCTCTGAGTGTTCCCCCTGCAGTTCCCTCTGTAAGTAGGAAACTTAAGGCAGAGAAGCCAGTGGCAGAAAGCCAGCCATCACATCATAATTCTGTCACATGATCATACCATGATCCACACAGGCCAGCAAAGTTGTGATCTGTCATCTTGTGATCTGTCAGTCACAAGTTGTCAGATTAAGGACTTCCATCTAAGGAGTGGAAATTGCCGGCATTAGATTCTTTTGAgggtaaataaatatatctcAAAGGAAGAGGTCCTCAAAAAAGATAATAGATTTGATCAGGTTTCTGCTTGGCGTCAAGCGCCACCTAGAGGATCTGACATGCATTGACACTCTTTTCGCTGAAATATCAGCTGCACTGAACATAATTCAAGGGACTTCAGTACAGATGTTGCTTACCCTGCAGCCGAGATGGGCGACGCTGCGTCTCTATACATCCATGTATATACACAGACTCCTCTTAAGGAGTTTTCTCTCCCTAATTCATTTTCCTCATGCCTCTCGTGAAAATCGTCCTCAACACCATGATTCTAGTGGTATAAAGCCGTTTAGGATAATAACATTAAGGGCGAAGTTACACCTGTCAGACTGGTAACTCTTTTCTCGGGACATggatttttcaaaattatttttgtgacagTGCAGTAACAAATCAGTGCAGTCAtaaacatcatttttcatttcattacactcACTTGACACATAAGAAAACGATGAACACAGGCAGCCATCTCAGTATGTGGTAGGCTAACAAGTGGGTATTGTcgattaatatttaatttcattttcgTAAATGCTGCTTGGCAGGGAGGATATTGCactataaatgtaaattttgccTGAAACTGTTGCTCATACTTGAGCATCACTTCAAAACAGGTGCAGCGCAGATTAAgtgtcattaatgtttttatgacAAATTGATAGTGGACGCAGATTACTTGGTGTACATGACAAAACAATGCGGAGGTCTACGAAGATGATTCAAAATCCTTCAACTACTGCATCAAGCATAATTTTTTTGCAAGGTGGTACCGATATAGTTCATGTTGCTCAGCGGACTACATGTCGGTGATGTGTAGCAAGACaatcaaatatttcagtatccaaaataaatcaaatttctTATTCGCGAAAGTCGGTTTAAAAGCATACGCTGCACAGAATCACTAATGTTTATATCACGTAGATGCGTGCATTTTATTAGAACAGCTGGAGTTCAGTGTATTAGCATACATACCCTGAACAGA
It contains:
- the LOC118794681 gene encoding ATP-citrate synthase-like — protein: MSAKAISEQTGKEFLYKYICTSAAVQNRFKYANVTADTDWDCLTQDHPWLLTERLVVKPDQLIKRRGKLGLVGVNLDLNGVKEWLKPRLMKETTVGKATGILKNFLIEPFVPHKQEEEFYVCLYAAREGDYVLFHHEGGVDVGDVDAKAQKLLVGVDEKLSVDAVRSRLLSHVSADKREVLANFIVGLFNLYEDLYFTYLEINPLVVTKDGVFVLDMAAKIDATADYICKAKWGDLEFPPPFGREAYPEEAYIADLDAKSGASLKLTLLNPRGRIWTMVAGGGASVVYSDTICDLGGVDELANYGEYSGAPSEQQTYDYAKTILSLMTREKHRDGKVLIIGGSIANFTNVAATFKGIVRAIKDYQVPLKEHEVSIFVRRGGPNYQEGLRVMGEVGKTTGIPIHVFGTETHMTAIVGMALGHRPIPNQPPAAAHTANFLLNSSGSSSTPVTSRTSSFSESRAASGASPSKRSKPGVPPAKATTLFSKYTKSIVWGMQTRAVQGMLDFDYVCSREEPSVAAMVYPFTGDHRQKFYWGHKEILLPVYKNMGDAMKKHPDVDVLISFASLRSAFDSTMETMQYPQIHTIAIIAEGIPEAQTRKLIKRADERGVTIIGPATVGGIKPGCFKIGNTGGMLDNILASKLYRPGSVAYVSRSGGMSNELNNIISRTTDGVYEGVAIGGDRYPGSTFMDHVLRYQDTPDVKMIVVLGEIGGTEEYKICRGIREGRITKPVVCWCIGTCATMFASEVQFGHAGACANQASETAVAKNKALLEAGAFVPKSFDELGDVIKKVYDDLVAKGVIVPAKEVPPPTVPMDYSWARELGLIRKPASFMTSICDERGQELLYAGMPITEVFKEEMGLGGVLGLLWFQRRLPRYACQFIEMCLMVTADHGPAVSGAHNTIVCARAGKDLISSLTSGLLTIGDRFGGALDAAAKQFSKAFDSGLLPMEFVNKMKKEGRLIMGIGHRVKSINNPDMRVQILKDFVKQHFPSTQLLDYALDVEKITTSKKPNLILNVDGFIGVAFVDLLRTCGGFTRDEADEFVEIGALNGIFVLGRSMGFIGHYLDQKRLRQGLYRHPWDDISYVLPEHMSM